A stretch of the Bacillus licheniformis DSM 13 = ATCC 14580 genome encodes the following:
- a CDS encoding Na(+)/H(+) antiporter subunit F1, whose protein sequence is MFEFILQLSLGILAVSTFLYVLRVIKGPSIPDRVVALDAIGINLIGITALVSILLNTTAYLEVILLIGILAFIGTVAFSKFLEKGEIIENDRSR, encoded by the coding sequence ATGTTTGAATTTATTTTGCAATTGTCACTCGGCATTTTGGCGGTCTCCACTTTTCTGTATGTCCTGAGGGTCATTAAAGGGCCGAGCATCCCGGACAGAGTGGTGGCGCTTGATGCGATCGGCATCAACTTAATCGGAATTACGGCTCTCGTGTCCATCCTGTTAAATACGACAGCATATTTGGAAGTCATCCTCTTGATCGGCATTCTGGCCTTCATCGGCACCGTCGCATTTTCTAAATTCCTTGAGAAAGGAGAGATTATCGAAAATGATCGAAGCCGCTAA
- the mnhG gene encoding monovalent cation/H(+) antiporter subunit G, producing the protein MIEAAKLLIAVLILLGALISLAASFGTLRLPDLYSRIHAASKGATLGIISVLLGVFFYFWFLHGFITAKVLLGIVFVFLTSPVGAHLIARAAYNTGVKMEKKTVQDDYEGYRNFLIKKKEDSYL; encoded by the coding sequence ATGATCGAAGCCGCTAAATTGCTTATCGCCGTTTTGATCCTTCTTGGCGCACTGATATCGTTAGCCGCTTCCTTTGGAACGCTTAGGCTGCCTGACTTATACTCAAGAATCCACGCCGCTTCAAAAGGAGCGACACTGGGGATCATCAGCGTGCTGCTCGGCGTATTCTTTTACTTCTGGTTTCTGCACGGCTTCATTACGGCAAAAGTGCTGCTCGGTATCGTCTTTGTATTTCTGACGTCTCCTGTAGGCGCGCACCTGATCGCAAGAGCCGCGTATAATACAGGCGTTAAAATGGAAAAGAAAACCGTACAGGACGATTATGAAGGCTACAGAAATTTTCTGATTAAAAAGAAGGAAGATTCCTATTTATAA
- a CDS encoding hotdog fold thioesterase, translating into METKHTLLEALGIELKECSKERCVAVMPVDERTRQPFGYLHGGASVALAETVASIGAYQHIDPKEQACFGLEINANHIKSVKDGTVKAVATPLHVGKSTMVFQIDIRDEQDSLICTSRCTMAVISRPSS; encoded by the coding sequence ATGGAAACGAAACATACACTTCTTGAAGCGTTGGGAATCGAGTTGAAGGAGTGCAGCAAAGAACGGTGTGTTGCCGTCATGCCTGTCGATGAAAGAACGCGTCAGCCTTTCGGCTATCTGCACGGAGGCGCGTCCGTTGCGCTCGCTGAAACGGTGGCAAGCATCGGGGCATATCAGCATATCGATCCAAAAGAGCAGGCATGCTTCGGGCTTGAGATCAACGCCAACCATATTAAATCGGTAAAAGACGGAACGGTTAAAGCGGTCGCTACGCCTCTGCATGTGGGCAAATCAACAATGGTGTTTCAAATTGACATACGCGATGAGCAGGACAGCCTGATTTGCACGTCCAGGTGCACGATGGCGGTCATCAGCCGTCCTTCATCGTAA
- a CDS encoding response regulator transcription factor — MRRLLVIDDHPAVMEGTKAILETNQDFVVDCLSPEASEQFLKKHDFSAYDLILMDLNLGEINGMDLSKKILETCSSCKIIVYTGYEVEDYFEEAIRSGMHGAISKTESKEKIIEYIYQVLDNKIVVDYDYFKQLITQQKSKSNSQQTQHDLLTERECLILKEVEKGYTNQEIADALHLSKRSIEYSLTSVFSKLNVGSRTEAVLIAKSEGVL; from the coding sequence ATGAGAAGATTACTTGTGATCGATGATCATCCGGCTGTCATGGAGGGGACGAAGGCAATTCTTGAAACGAACCAGGACTTTGTTGTCGATTGCCTCAGCCCTGAAGCCAGCGAACAATTTCTCAAGAAACATGATTTTTCTGCGTATGACCTGATCTTAATGGATTTAAATTTGGGTGAAATCAACGGCATGGACCTATCTAAGAAAATCCTTGAGACATGTTCATCATGCAAAATTATCGTTTACACAGGCTATGAAGTCGAAGATTATTTTGAAGAGGCGATTCGTTCCGGCATGCACGGCGCCATCAGCAAAACGGAATCGAAGGAAAAGATTATAGAGTACATATATCAGGTTCTGGATAATAAAATTGTCGTCGATTATGATTATTTCAAGCAGTTGATTACACAGCAAAAATCGAAGTCAAACAGCCAGCAGACCCAGCACGACCTCTTGACTGAAAGGGAATGCCTGATTTTAAAAGAAGTCGAAAAAGGCTACACAAATCAGGAAATTGCTGATGCGCTTCATTTAAGCAAGCGGTCGATCGAATACAGCTTGACTTCCGTATTCAGCAAGCTGAATGTAGGATCAAGGACAGAGGCTGTTTTAATCGCGAAATCTGAAGGTGTACTCTGA
- a CDS encoding IS3 family transposase (programmed frameshift), with protein sequence MGTRVHYAEEVKWEVIKMKQAGMTNKEIMEQLGIKNKTQIKTWMRWYKTGQTYRFSQQVGKQYSYGKESEEMSELEELKLKNKQLEAQLAIIKKVPGDRKELEPRVIVQVVEELSATFKIIDILGVLGIPKSTYYRWKKKYKKVELTSLEELVIKLCKKNFYHYGHRKIKSILNRKYGINVNRKTVQKIMQKFEIQCQVKKKRQKYICGESNIIVPNTLNRNFKASRLNEKWVTDITYLPYGSTMLYLSTIMDLYNNEIVAYKIGTSQDINLVLDTLREAVELRKPVGLLLHSDQGSVYTSHAYQNLAKEKGITTSMSRKGNCHDNAVIESFHSSLKSEGFNAQSRASISNSKVVQIVNQYMYRYNHVRIQAKLNYLSPLEYRGQAA encoded by the exons ATGGGCACAAGAGTACATTACGCAGAAGAAGTAAAATGGGAAGTAATTAAAATGAAACAAGCTGGAATGACAAACAAAGAAATAATGGAACAACTGGGGATAAAAAATAAGACTCAAATTAAAACATGGATGCGATGGTACAAAACAGGCCAAACCTATCGATTTTCGCAACAAGTTGGAAAACAATATTCCTACGGTAAAGAATCGGAGGAAATGAGTGAGCTAGAAGAATTAAAACTAAAGAATAAACAGCTAGAGGCTCAATTGGCAATTATAA AAAAAGTACCAGGAGATCGAAAGGAGTTGGAGCCACGAGTCATTGTCCAAGTTGTAGAAGAACTCTCAGCCACTTTTAAAATAATTGATATTCTTGGAGTATTAGGCATACCTAAGTCAACATATTACCGTTGGAAAAAGAAGTATAAAAAAGTTGAGCTAACTTCATTAGAAGAGCTAGTAATCAAGCTGTGTAAGAAAAACTTCTATCACTATGGTCATCGTAAAATTAAATCCATCTTAAACAGAAAGTATGGGATAAATGTAAACCGCAAAACTGTACAAAAAATTATGCAAAAGTTTGAGATTCAGTGTCAAGTTAAGAAGAAGCGACAAAAGTACATTTGTGGTGAGAGTAATATTATTGTGCCGAACACTCTCAATCGTAATTTTAAAGCAAGCCGATTAAATGAAAAATGGGTAACCGACATTACCTACTTACCTTATGGCTCGACTATGTTATATTTATCAACGATTATGGACTTATATAACAACGAAATAGTGGCTTACAAAATAGGTACGAGCCAAGATATTAACCTAGTATTAGACACATTGAGGGAAGCTGTAGAATTACGTAAACCAGTAGGGTTACTTCTTCATAGCGACCAGGGATCTGTCTATACTTCACATGCATATCAGAATTTGGCCAAAGAAAAAGGCATTACCACAAGCATGTCTCGAAAAGGAAACTGCCATGATAATGCCGTCATTGAATCCTTTCACTCCTCGCTAAAGTCGGAAGGATTTAACGCTCAAAGTAGAGCATCTATATCCAATTCTAAAGTAGTACAAATTGTAAATCAATACATGTATCGATATAATCATGTACGAATTCAGGCAAAATTAAACTACCTGTCCCCACTGGAATACAGGGGACAGGCAGCATAG
- a CDS encoding PDZ domain-containing protein has product MRVNYNKLSLIIILLSLSLVPYIIYVNLHSSYLGMTMQFNEKNEYQVFEIEKGSLAQSLGFKKGDVILEINGKSVEKLRADDGKLADELSDVKSMIVERDGEIGFVETGYELVSYESLFLFIIPMMFYLLSLFCVYFIIKSNKRLNSASAFILIVFLLVTSTAYSCSVGSAKGDSLSIYITMITFQFVPVLYLHYIYQYFKEKGKEFFNNKIFLFLYPVGLLNLLLEISSDNLQISYSSIKLFNLVSFLVVTIIAFALIIYGVIKNKASEQAYFLRILVITNFVAFIPFLIFYVIPYVFIGDYIFPAMFVVPFLLIIPFSLVYQFIATKIYDIEFLLGRFKYYGLLAILPSLTAVGVFTLTQELSNSLNTVKNTIFIYLN; this is encoded by the coding sequence ATGCGTGTTAATTATAATAAACTATCTTTAATTATTATTTTGCTAAGCCTCTCCTTGGTTCCTTATATTATCTATGTAAATCTGCATTCTAGTTACCTTGGAATGACAATGCAATTTAATGAAAAAAACGAATACCAAGTATTCGAGATTGAAAAAGGGTCACTGGCTCAATCCCTAGGATTTAAAAAAGGGGATGTTATTCTAGAGATAAATGGTAAAAGTGTAGAAAAATTAAGGGCTGATGATGGGAAATTAGCTGATGAATTAAGTGATGTTAAATCGATGATCGTTGAAAGAGATGGAGAGATAGGGTTTGTAGAGACCGGATATGAATTGGTGAGTTATGAAAGTCTATTTCTATTTATTATTCCAATGATGTTTTATCTCCTTTCTCTTTTTTGTGTTTATTTCATAATAAAATCAAACAAAAGATTAAATTCGGCTTCAGCTTTTATTTTAATTGTTTTTCTGCTTGTTACATCAACAGCTTATTCTTGTTCTGTGGGATCTGCAAAGGGAGATAGTTTAAGTATCTATATAACAATGATAACTTTTCAATTCGTTCCTGTTTTGTATCTCCACTATATTTATCAATATTTCAAGGAAAAAGGAAAAGAGTTTTTCAATAATAAAATATTTCTTTTCCTATACCCTGTGGGTTTATTGAATTTGCTATTGGAAATTTCCAGTGATAATTTGCAGATTTCTTATAGTTCCATTAAGCTCTTTAACCTGGTATCTTTCTTGGTTGTTACCATTATAGCCTTTGCTCTTATCATTTATGGTGTAATAAAAAATAAAGCTTCTGAGCAAGCCTATTTTTTAAGGATACTTGTTATCACAAATTTTGTTGCGTTTATTCCGTTCTTAATTTTCTATGTCATTCCATATGTATTTATCGGTGATTATATATTCCCGGCAATGTTTGTTGTACCCTTTTTGTTGATTATTCCTTTCTCATTAGTGTATCAATTTATTGCTACCAAAATATATGACATTGAATTCTTATTGGGACGTTTTAAATACTATGGATTGTTAGCCATTTTACCAAGCTTGACAGCTGTAGGTGTATTTACTTTAACACAAGAATTAAGTAATAGTCTAAATACAGTTAAAAACACTATATTTATCTATTTGAACTGA
- the comX gene encoding competence pheromone ComX — protein MQDIVNFLVENPEVLKKVVDGDACLLGIDPEKTGVVVDSIRLLGKSWGGGGFWI, from the coding sequence ATGCAAGATATTGTGAACTTTTTGGTCGAAAATCCTGAAGTATTAAAAAAAGTTGTTGATGGGGATGCTTGTTTATTAGGCATTGATCCAGAAAAAACAGGAGTAGTGGTTGACAGTATTAGATTATTAGGTAAGAGTTGGGGTGGAGGAGGATTTTGGATTTAA
- a CDS encoding polyprenyl synthetase family protein, with product MNHFIDLEIPNADLNRTLHAFLDAKDQLHFSELAFYHYQSFGGTDTDAAETLGAGIELLILAFDIFDDLEDEDSPDEPWMKINRSVAMNAATALYTISIKVIGSVSKEPVFFEKLMEYTLQSMQGQHDDLSNRPATEDECLDMIKRKSGALTALPCVLGAMLATGKFDPTVEKYAYQLGIASQIENDYKALFYDSKSDIAKKKRTLAYLYLSRKFNQPSIDLLKTFETEDKIADKEIKCYKEKLKAAGVTQYMYVMNQLAIQKFKKGIGELELGDMEKERLMSTLLNNN from the coding sequence ATGAATCATTTTATAGACCTTGAGATTCCCAATGCGGACTTAAATCGGACGCTGCACGCTTTTCTAGATGCAAAGGACCAGTTGCATTTCAGCGAGCTTGCTTTTTATCATTACCAAAGTTTCGGCGGCACGGACACCGATGCGGCAGAAACCCTTGGAGCAGGCATTGAACTCTTGATTCTTGCGTTTGATATATTCGATGATTTAGAGGATGAAGACAGCCCCGATGAACCTTGGATGAAAATCAACCGTTCAGTCGCAATGAATGCGGCGACTGCGCTTTATACAATAAGCATTAAAGTGATCGGTTCGGTGTCGAAAGAACCGGTGTTTTTCGAAAAGCTAATGGAATATACACTTCAATCGATGCAGGGACAGCATGACGATCTCAGCAACCGCCCTGCCACTGAAGATGAGTGCCTTGACATGATCAAGCGTAAATCCGGGGCGCTGACAGCCTTGCCATGCGTGCTGGGAGCTATGCTTGCTACGGGCAAATTTGACCCGACGGTTGAAAAGTACGCCTACCAGCTGGGCATTGCTTCACAAATTGAAAATGATTATAAAGCACTTTTTTATGATTCAAAAAGCGATATCGCCAAGAAAAAGCGGACGCTTGCGTATTTATATTTGTCAAGAAAATTTAACCAGCCGTCGATTGATTTGTTAAAAACATTTGAAACTGAGGATAAAATTGCCGATAAAGAAATAAAATGCTATAAAGAGAAATTGAAGGCAGCAGGCGTCACTCAGTATATGTATGTTATGAATCAGCTCGCTATTCAGAAATTTAAGAAGGGAATCGGGGAGCTTGAGTTGGGGGATATGGAGAAAGAACGTTTGATGTCTACCCTGCTGAATAACAATTAA
- the degQ gene encoding degradation enzyme regulation protein DegQ, which produces MEKQQIEELKQLLWRLENEIRETKDSLRKINKSIDQYDKYTYLKTS; this is translated from the coding sequence GTGGAAAAGCAACAAATTGAAGAATTAAAACAACTGCTTTGGCGGCTAGAGAATGAAATCAGAGAAACAAAGGACTCCTTGCGCAAGATTAACAAAAGCATTGATCAATACGATAAGTACACATATCTAAAAACCTCGTAA
- a CDS encoding EAL and HDOD domain-containing protein — protein MRVFVARQPIFNRKEQVVAYELLYRESEKNFFSGIDGDQATTELMINSFLNIGIDKLTEGKRYYVNFTEGLLASGLPTYFDPDQLVVEILEDVPITLELIERCRHLKSLGYTIALDDFCLKHRVKRDLLHQLLASIDILKIDFFKTTQQERQSILRSCRNHRLTFLAEKVETRKEYEQAVKDGFHLFQGYFFSEPVVIDGQDITYHFHAYYELLHELSEDQPDIENVTNIIERDLSLSYQLLKLLNSPANRPIQKIKSIRQAIVLLGFKEIKRWIFILSFKDLTKKQNSSKNEVVKISLIRAKLCELLAKKTNRPQPASYMLTGMFSFIDTLLHKELTEVVSELPLTDEVGQALLGKENDYRKILRLAKSIERNEWEDNTPETEGLTKDEAYQCYLEAVDWCQKLL, from the coding sequence ATGAGGGTATTCGTTGCCAGACAGCCAATATTCAACAGAAAAGAACAAGTTGTCGCATACGAGCTTTTATACAGGGAAAGCGAGAAAAACTTTTTTTCCGGTATTGACGGTGATCAAGCGACAACAGAATTAATGATTAACAGCTTTTTAAACATTGGAATCGATAAATTGACAGAAGGCAAAAGGTATTACGTGAATTTTACCGAGGGTCTTTTGGCATCAGGGCTGCCGACGTATTTTGACCCGGATCAGCTCGTTGTGGAAATCCTTGAAGATGTGCCGATTACCCTTGAGCTTATCGAAAGGTGCAGGCATTTGAAAAGCCTCGGCTACACGATTGCACTCGATGATTTTTGTTTAAAGCATCGCGTGAAGAGGGACTTGCTCCATCAGCTTTTGGCATCCATTGATATTTTGAAGATCGATTTTTTCAAAACGACGCAGCAGGAAAGACAGAGCATCCTTCGATCATGCCGTAACCACCGCCTGACGTTCCTCGCTGAAAAAGTGGAGACGCGAAAAGAATATGAGCAGGCTGTAAAAGACGGATTTCATCTGTTTCAAGGCTATTTCTTCAGCGAGCCTGTCGTGATTGACGGTCAGGACATTACATATCATTTCCACGCTTATTATGAGCTGCTGCATGAATTAAGCGAAGATCAGCCTGATATTGAAAACGTCACAAATATTATAGAGCGCGATTTGTCGCTTTCTTACCAGCTGCTGAAGCTGTTGAATTCTCCAGCCAACCGGCCGATCCAAAAGATTAAAAGCATCCGCCAGGCTATCGTGCTTCTCGGATTTAAAGAAATCAAAAGGTGGATCTTCATCCTCTCATTTAAGGATTTAACGAAAAAGCAAAACTCCAGCAAGAACGAAGTCGTCAAGATTTCGCTGATCCGCGCGAAGCTTTGCGAATTGCTGGCAAAAAAAACGAACCGCCCTCAGCCGGCTTCTTATATGCTGACAGGCATGTTTTCATTTATCGATACACTGCTGCACAAAGAACTAACGGAAGTCGTCAGCGAACTGCCGCTGACAGACGAAGTGGGCCAGGCGCTGCTCGGAAAAGAAAATGATTACCGAAAAATCTTGCGGCTTGCAAAATCGATCGAACGAAACGAATGGGAAGACAACACACCGGAGACAGAAGGCTTAACTAAAGATGAAGCGTACCAGTGCTATCTTGAAGCTGTTGATTGGTGTCAAAAGCTCTTATAA
- a CDS encoding nicotinate phosphoribosyltransferase — translation MEHRFTDDSLALHTDLYQINMAETYWRDGIDQKKAVFELFFRKLPFDSGFAVFAGLEKAIEFLRDFRFTESDLVYLKEELGFKDDFLGFLKDMRFTGSLYSMQEGEIVFGNEPIMRIEAPLAEAQLIETALLNIVNYQTLIATKAARIKSVIGEETALEFGTRRAHEMDAAMWGARAAIIGGFDATSNVRAGKRFDIPVSGTHAHALVQAYRDEYTAFKKYAETHKKCVFLVDTYDTVRSGIPNAIKVAKEFGDQIEFSGIRLDSGDLAYLSKKARAMLDEAGFTDTKVVASSDLDEYTIMNLKAQGAKIDVWGVGTKLITAYDQPALGAVYKLVSIEEDGKMADTIKISSNPEKVTTPGLKKVYRIINQLNHHSEGDYIALDYEKVNEQERLKMFHPVHTFISKFVTNFDAKDLHQPIFEKGELVYENPSIQDIKRYVQENLSLLWEEYKRISKPEEYPVDLSEACWNNKMQQIHEAKIKAKKGLDQG, via the coding sequence TTGGAACACCGTTTTACAGACGACAGTCTAGCACTACACACAGACCTATATCAAATTAATATGGCGGAAACGTATTGGCGCGACGGCATTGATCAAAAGAAAGCCGTATTTGAACTGTTTTTCAGAAAGCTCCCTTTTGACAGCGGTTTTGCCGTTTTTGCCGGTCTTGAAAAAGCGATTGAATTTTTGCGGGATTTCAGATTTACTGAAAGCGATTTAGTTTATTTAAAAGAAGAGCTGGGCTTTAAAGATGACTTTCTCGGCTTTTTAAAAGATATGAGATTCACCGGTTCGCTTTATTCTATGCAGGAAGGCGAAATCGTGTTTGGCAACGAACCGATCATGAGGATCGAAGCGCCTTTGGCTGAAGCGCAGCTGATTGAGACGGCTCTGCTCAACATTGTGAATTACCAAACATTGATTGCCACAAAAGCGGCGAGAATCAAAAGTGTGATCGGAGAAGAGACGGCGCTTGAATTTGGAACAAGGCGCGCGCATGAAATGGACGCGGCGATGTGGGGAGCAAGAGCCGCGATTATCGGCGGATTCGACGCGACAAGCAATGTCCGCGCCGGCAAGCGGTTTGACATTCCGGTATCAGGCACGCACGCCCATGCGCTTGTACAGGCCTATCGCGATGAGTACACGGCATTTAAAAAATATGCGGAAACCCATAAAAAATGTGTCTTTTTGGTCGATACATATGATACGGTGCGTTCCGGCATTCCAAATGCGATCAAAGTAGCAAAGGAATTCGGCGATCAAATTGAATTTTCGGGAATCCGCCTGGACAGCGGAGACCTCGCCTATTTGTCGAAGAAAGCGAGAGCCATGCTGGATGAAGCCGGATTTACAGATACAAAAGTTGTTGCATCAAGCGATCTTGATGAGTACACGATTATGAACCTTAAAGCCCAGGGTGCAAAAATCGACGTCTGGGGCGTGGGCACAAAGCTGATTACCGCTTACGACCAGCCGGCTCTCGGCGCGGTTTACAAACTTGTTTCGATCGAAGAAGACGGAAAGATGGCAGACACGATTAAAATTTCTTCGAATCCGGAAAAAGTGACGACTCCAGGCTTGAAAAAGGTGTACAGAATCATCAATCAGCTGAACCATCATTCAGAAGGCGATTATATCGCTTTGGACTATGAAAAGGTCAATGAACAGGAGCGGCTGAAGATGTTTCACCCCGTTCATACGTTTATCAGCAAGTTTGTGACGAATTTTGATGCGAAAGATCTTCACCAGCCGATCTTTGAAAAAGGCGAGCTTGTCTATGAGAATCCGAGCATTCAGGATATTAAGCGGTATGTTCAAGAAAATCTCAGTTTGCTTTGGGAAGAGTATAAGCGGATCAGCAAGCCCGAAGAATATCCTGTCGATTTAAGCGAAGCTTGCTGGAACAACAAGATGCAGCAAATTCACGAAGCGAAAATCAAGGCGAAAAAAGGTCTGGATCAAGGTTGA
- a CDS encoding cysteine hydrolase family protein translates to MKKALICIDYTNDFVAADGKLTCGEPGRKIEDAVARLADTFIQNGDYVVFAVDSHEAGDTLHPETRLFPPHNIKGTSGQDLYGKLEKLYRKHEHDQNVYYMEKTRYSAFAGTNLELKLRERDIQELHLVGVCTDICVLHTAVDAYNKGFNLVIHQNAVASFNPDGHDWALSHFANTLGASVSD, encoded by the coding sequence ATGAAAAAAGCTCTTATATGTATAGATTATACGAATGACTTTGTCGCAGCTGACGGTAAGCTGACGTGCGGGGAACCCGGCCGCAAAATCGAAGACGCCGTGGCGCGTCTCGCGGATACGTTTATTCAAAACGGCGATTATGTCGTATTTGCAGTCGATTCACACGAGGCCGGCGATACGCTTCATCCGGAAACCCGTTTGTTTCCTCCGCATAATATAAAAGGTACATCAGGACAGGATTTATACGGGAAGCTTGAAAAGCTTTATCGAAAACACGAACACGATCAGAATGTCTATTACATGGAAAAAACAAGGTACTCTGCTTTTGCCGGGACAAACCTCGAGCTGAAGCTTCGTGAAAGGGATATTCAAGAACTGCACCTTGTTGGCGTATGCACAGATATATGCGTGCTCCATACCGCAGTAGATGCTTATAATAAAGGGTTTAATCTTGTCATTCATCAAAACGCAGTGGCTAGCTTTAACCCGGACGGACACGACTGGGCTCTTTCTCATTTTGCAAACACCCTGGGAGCCTCAGTGTCAGATTGA
- a CDS encoding YueI family protein — translation MSDQSLDQYLQQGMYGPRETKPDERRLFLGSLRERVIIALTKGQVLRPKAYREVIDALGSKADATLLLNGEIGYSHLSPYIKESNKQGVPFSIVSDQQSDTPLGLVLAAREAVEKESIYVQDDIFEQSVLNKR, via the coding sequence GTGAGCGACCAATCATTGGATCAATATTTACAGCAGGGAATGTACGGACCACGCGAAACGAAGCCGGATGAACGCAGACTGTTTTTAGGCTCGCTGAGGGAAAGGGTCATCATCGCATTGACTAAAGGACAAGTGCTGCGTCCGAAGGCATACCGGGAAGTCATCGATGCGCTTGGCTCAAAAGCGGATGCAACATTATTGCTTAACGGCGAAATCGGCTACTCTCATTTATCTCCTTACATCAAGGAGTCCAATAAGCAAGGCGTCCCTTTTTCGATCGTGTCCGATCAGCAATCGGACACTCCCCTTGGACTTGTTCTCGCGGCGCGTGAGGCCGTAGAGAAAGAATCGATTTATGTTCAGGACGATATCTTTGAGCAGTCGGTTTTAAACAAGAGATGA
- a CDS encoding YueH family protein, whose protein sequence is MKIRKANILNEDQMITDVYLHENKKEFHTLVAVPQLEWSTLISYEEEKAELAEKLDRSLSKVAESDAAEELSKKIVQWVTEM, encoded by the coding sequence ATGAAAATCAGGAAGGCAAACATCTTAAACGAAGATCAGATGATCACAGACGTTTACCTCCATGAAAATAAAAAGGAATTTCATACGCTTGTGGCTGTGCCGCAACTGGAGTGGAGCACGCTGATTTCCTATGAGGAAGAAAAAGCAGAACTCGCCGAAAAGCTTGACCGGTCATTGTCGAAAGTGGCTGAGTCGGATGCGGCCGAGGAGCTGTCCAAAAAGATCGTACAATGGGTGACCGAAATGTAG
- a CDS encoding spore germination protein, whose amino-acid sequence MPAIVGPIFIRRVVDDSAAFFGDVFAISPKCTDSSGGGAGTFQTGDYGLIHNDINKTTFTDADVMDGSQSLNL is encoded by the coding sequence ATGCCGGCAATTGTCGGACCGATTTTTATCAGGCGAGTCGTTGATGACAGCGCAGCCTTTTTTGGAGATGTGTTTGCGATTTCCCCGAAGTGCACGGATTCCTCCGGAGGAGGAGCGGGCACATTTCAAACAGGGGACTACGGATTGATTCATAACGATATCAATAAAACGACCTTCACAGATGCGGATGTGATGGACGGTTCCCAGTCATTGAACCTGTGA